A window from Mycobacterium saskatchewanense encodes these proteins:
- a CDS encoding PE family protein, with protein sequence MSFVTTQPEALAAAAGTLQGIGSALSAQNAAAAAPTTGVVPAAADEVSALTAAQFAAHAQMYQAVSAQAAAIHEMFVNTLGVSSGSYAATEAANAAAAG encoded by the coding sequence ATGTCGTTCGTTACCACGCAGCCCGAGGCGCTGGCTGCAGCCGCGGGTACTTTGCAAGGCATCGGCTCGGCGCTCAGCGCCCAGAACGCCGCGGCGGCCGCACCCACCACGGGAGTGGTGCCCGCCGCCGCCGACGAGGTGTCGGCGCTGACCGCGGCGCAATTCGCCGCGCACGCCCAGATGTACCAGGCCGTCAGCGCGCAGGCTGCGGCCATCCACGAGATGTTCGTCAACACCCTGGGCGTCAGCTCGGGGTCGTACGCGGCGACCGAGGCGGCCAACGCGGCCGCGGCCGGCTAG
- a CDS encoding PPE family protein, whose translation MTIDLGSLPPEISSAQIYAGPGSSSLMAAASAWNGLAAELTSAALSYDKVVTSLSSEEWLGPASASMAAAVQPYVQWMTTTAGQAEEAAAQAQSAAAAYETVLASVVPPPLIALNRSELSQAMSTNVLGQNNGIIAQLEAQYAQFWAQNAAALYSYAGQSATATKVTPFQSSPNIVNQAGVTQQAAATAAAATTPAASLQQQLQGFLTQIQSQLGLLASPSGTNSLVNQLSSSNPLLTELWFLVSGQTVLPSNMGTFLSGYSNYASFFYNTEGLPYFSVGMGNFGVQIAKTTGMIGGAAPAAAAAVPKALPGLGGLLGGGAAAHTAASIGGASSIGKLSVPASWAGATNAVSHATAVPVSSISAAPEAAGQPGNLLGGMPLAGVGNGGVGGAGPRYGFKPTVMARPPLGG comes from the coding sequence ATGACTATCGACTTGGGTTCGTTACCTCCAGAGATCAGCTCCGCGCAGATCTACGCCGGTCCCGGCTCGTCGTCGCTGATGGCGGCGGCCTCGGCCTGGAACGGCCTGGCGGCTGAACTGACCTCGGCCGCTCTGAGCTATGACAAGGTCGTCACCTCGCTGTCCAGCGAGGAATGGCTGGGGCCGGCCTCGGCCTCGATGGCCGCGGCGGTGCAGCCGTACGTGCAGTGGATGACGACGACGGCCGGCCAGGCCGAGGAGGCCGCCGCCCAGGCGCAGTCCGCCGCGGCCGCCTACGAGACGGTCCTGGCCTCGGTGGTCCCCCCACCGCTGATCGCGCTCAACCGCTCCGAGCTGTCGCAGGCGATGTCGACGAACGTCCTGGGCCAGAACAACGGGATCATCGCGCAATTGGAAGCCCAGTACGCCCAGTTCTGGGCGCAGAACGCGGCGGCGCTGTACAGCTACGCCGGCCAGTCCGCGACCGCGACCAAGGTGACGCCGTTCCAGAGCTCGCCGAACATCGTCAACCAGGCGGGTGTGACTCAGCAGGCGGCCGCGACGGCGGCGGCGGCGACCACCCCGGCCGCGTCGCTTCAGCAGCAGCTGCAGGGCTTCCTGACGCAAATCCAGAGCCAGCTGGGCCTGCTCGCCTCGCCATCCGGGACGAACTCCCTGGTCAATCAGCTGTCGAGCTCTAACCCGCTGCTGACCGAGCTCTGGTTCCTGGTCAGTGGGCAGACCGTGCTGCCGTCCAACATGGGTACCTTCCTGAGCGGCTACTCGAACTACGCGAGCTTCTTCTACAACACCGAGGGTCTGCCCTACTTCAGCGTCGGTATGGGCAACTTCGGTGTCCAGATCGCCAAGACCACGGGCATGATCGGCGGTGCGGCGCCCGCCGCCGCAGCCGCCGTGCCGAAGGCCCTGCCCGGCCTTGGCGGTCTGCTCGGTGGCGGTGCGGCGGCCCACACGGCCGCGTCGATCGGTGGCGCGAGCTCCATTGGCAAGCTGTCGGTGCCGGCGTCCTGGGCGGGCGCCACCAACGCGGTGAGCCACGCCACGGCCGTTCCGGTCAGCTCGATCAGCGCCGCCCCGGAGGCGGCCGGACAGCCGGGCAACCTGCTCGGCGGGATGCCGCTCGCGGGCGTCGGCAACGGTGGCGTCGGCGGTGCCGGACCCCGCTACGGCTTCAAGCCGACCGTCATGGCCCGGCCGCCCCTCGGCGGGTAA
- a CDS encoding LysR family transcriptional regulator has protein sequence MNLQQLRYVVALAEANSFTKAADAMFVVQSALSQQVRRFEHELGVRLFDRTTRSVSLTPAGEALMPLLRQVVAGIDQITADAQALSGKVGGRLTVGMMEVPSESLDVATLMATFHERYPDVSVTLRSGGSDVLVEAVRERKLDAAIVGSNVSGSAARLTFTRLFGESLIAVMPAEHALTHYSSVSLADLACLPFIDFPAGYGLRHETDRGFTGVARRVAFEVTRVDEVIHFVRKNLGIALLPESVARTRADNDPTLALRPVAGADMRRQVHLVTSHPHARSAACQAFVACVAEHVRHAERLGKTARDS, from the coding sequence GTGAACCTGCAGCAGCTGCGTTACGTGGTCGCACTGGCCGAAGCCAACAGCTTTACCAAGGCGGCTGACGCCATGTTCGTCGTGCAATCCGCGCTGAGCCAGCAAGTTCGCCGGTTCGAACACGAACTTGGCGTGCGATTATTCGACCGGACAACGCGGTCAGTCTCGTTGACCCCAGCCGGCGAAGCGCTGATGCCGCTGCTCCGTCAGGTGGTGGCCGGCATCGACCAGATCACCGCTGACGCCCAAGCGCTCAGTGGCAAGGTCGGAGGCCGCCTCACCGTCGGGATGATGGAGGTTCCGTCGGAAAGCCTAGACGTGGCAACCCTGATGGCGACGTTCCACGAGCGCTACCCCGACGTCAGCGTGACGTTGCGCAGTGGCGGCAGCGACGTGTTGGTCGAGGCGGTTCGCGAGCGCAAGCTGGACGCGGCGATCGTCGGGTCCAACGTGTCCGGGTCGGCGGCCCGACTCACCTTCACCCGCCTGTTCGGCGAGTCTCTCATCGCGGTCATGCCCGCCGAACACGCCCTTACGCATTACTCATCGGTGTCGCTGGCCGACCTTGCTTGCCTGCCGTTCATCGATTTTCCTGCCGGCTACGGCCTTCGGCACGAAACGGACCGAGGCTTCACCGGCGTTGCCCGGCGGGTGGCCTTCGAGGTGACCCGCGTCGACGAGGTCATCCATTTCGTTCGGAAGAATCTAGGCATCGCCCTGCTGCCCGAATCGGTTGCCCGCACCCGCGCCGACAACGATCCCACGCTAGCGCTGCGCCCGGTCGCCGGCGCCGACATGCGCCGCCAGGTGCACCTTGTGACCTCGCACCCACACGCGCGTTCGGCGGCCTGTCAAGCATTCGTCGCCTGCGTTGCCGAGCACGTGAGGCACGCAGAACGGCTTGGGAAGACGGCGCGGGATAGCTAG
- a CDS encoding ABC transporter substrate-binding protein, which produces MFTQRPIVKTVSLVATLAMAIVLTGCSADGTSPTASAAPLRLGYLTRITHATALVGIADGFFTAQLGPRVNLTAQPFSQGTEEVTALLSGQLDAAYVGPNPAFNGWQKSGGKAIKIISGAASGGTSMVVKPGITGAADLKGKTVADPALGGNQDVSLRDWLARNGLKTNIRGGGDVSVKPTSPESAIVEQFRSGQIAGALDSAPFDVQMIKAGAVRLWSDPSTITVLVVRQDFLAAHPDTVAALLRANVQANDRIATKPEAAAQSANTTLAKTLGKGLDPDVLAASFQETTFTNDPGMASLHELVTKAVALGLLQPLDINGLFDPEPLNRILAATGKPQVAA; this is translated from the coding sequence GTGTTCACCCAACGACCAATCGTCAAGACCGTCTCACTGGTTGCCACCCTGGCCATGGCGATCGTGCTCACCGGCTGCTCGGCCGATGGCACCTCGCCCACGGCGTCGGCTGCGCCGCTACGGTTGGGCTATCTGACGCGCATCACCCATGCCACCGCGCTGGTGGGAATCGCTGATGGTTTTTTCACGGCCCAGCTCGGGCCGCGCGTCAACCTGACCGCGCAACCCTTCAGCCAGGGCACCGAAGAAGTGACCGCACTGCTTTCGGGCCAGCTGGACGCGGCCTACGTGGGCCCCAACCCCGCCTTCAATGGCTGGCAGAAATCGGGCGGCAAAGCCATCAAGATCATCTCGGGCGCCGCGAGCGGCGGCACGTCGATGGTCGTCAAACCCGGCATTACCGGCGCCGCGGACCTTAAAGGCAAGACCGTCGCCGACCCGGCCCTCGGCGGCAACCAGGACGTTAGCCTGCGCGACTGGCTCGCCCGCAACGGTCTCAAGACGAATATCCGAGGAGGAGGTGATGTCTCGGTCAAGCCCACCAGTCCCGAATCGGCGATCGTCGAACAATTCCGCAGCGGACAAATCGCCGGCGCCCTCGACTCCGCACCTTTCGACGTGCAGATGATCAAGGCCGGCGCCGTGCGCTTGTGGTCAGATCCCAGCACCATCACCGTTCTCGTCGTCCGCCAGGACTTCCTCGCGGCCCACCCCGACACGGTGGCAGCGCTGCTGCGCGCGAACGTTCAGGCCAACGACAGGATCGCCACAAAGCCCGAGGCCGCGGCCCAATCGGCCAATACGACGCTGGCGAAGACCCTCGGCAAGGGTCTTGATCCCGACGTGCTCGCCGCGTCATTCCAGGAGACCACCTTCACCAATGATCCTGGAATGGCGTCGCTGCACGAACTGGTCACGAAGGCTGTCGCACTCGGTCTGCTACAGCCACTGGACATCAATGGGCTGTTCGACCCGGAGCCGCTGAACCGGATCCTCGCCGCAACGGGCAAGCCACAGGTGGCCGCGTGA
- a CDS encoding ATP-binding cassette domain-containing protein, whose amino-acid sequence MTHYPQPVELAVQERVAPKSAPEAVRLTNVTKLHGTGRSMVAALSALCLSVDTGEFVCIVGQSGCGKSTLLSLIAGLDRPSSGVIDTGGRRVALMFQEPALFPWQTAAANVGLALRASGVPRQERHERVSRLLRSVGLHDFADKRPHQLSGGMQQRVALARALAQDADVLLMDEPFGALDAPTRDGLHEELETIVAERSLTVVFVTHNVGEAARLADRVVLLSPRPGRVVEEFTVPQLRPRHAKTTVGDGLAAHITARLHAEGSAGAASGGVPSADHHLTPPRRPLGAQIKSTLASLGTKILAVALVLAAWQLVYLSGWKPPFVLPGPQVVLYALWQHLNEPLLWQAIGTTMYRALAGFGLALLIGSLVGAVVSRNTLLRKAFGPVITGLQTMPAIAWFPFAIIFFGLHTSAILFVMVIGAAPSVAIGVIAGADHIPPLLLRAAKNLGLRGLALYRHVILPASMPMFVSGLRQGWAFAWRSLMAGELVVLVADTASIGVLLENAQNLSDMPSAIAIMVVILLIGLVVDTVFTAVDLRIRHRWGLLETDRR is encoded by the coding sequence GTGACGCACTATCCGCAACCTGTGGAACTCGCCGTGCAGGAACGTGTCGCCCCCAAATCCGCACCGGAAGCGGTGCGGCTCACGAACGTGACCAAGCTTCACGGAACCGGTCGCTCGATGGTCGCCGCACTGAGCGCCCTGTGTCTGTCGGTCGATACGGGGGAATTCGTCTGCATCGTCGGGCAGTCGGGCTGCGGCAAGAGCACTTTGCTGTCACTGATCGCTGGCCTGGATCGACCGTCGTCGGGCGTGATCGACACCGGCGGGCGACGGGTCGCGCTGATGTTCCAGGAACCGGCCCTCTTCCCGTGGCAGACCGCCGCGGCCAACGTTGGCCTGGCCCTGCGGGCCAGCGGGGTCCCGCGCCAGGAGCGGCACGAACGAGTCAGTCGCTTGCTGCGGTCGGTCGGGTTGCACGACTTCGCCGACAAACGCCCGCATCAGCTCTCCGGCGGCATGCAGCAGCGCGTGGCGCTGGCGCGCGCACTTGCCCAGGACGCCGATGTCCTGCTGATGGACGAACCGTTCGGGGCACTGGACGCCCCGACCCGCGATGGCCTACACGAAGAACTCGAGACCATCGTTGCCGAACGAAGCCTGACCGTCGTCTTCGTCACCCATAACGTCGGCGAGGCGGCTCGGCTCGCCGATCGGGTCGTGCTGCTCAGCCCGCGACCGGGTCGTGTCGTCGAAGAGTTCACGGTGCCGCAGCTACGACCCCGCCACGCCAAAACCACGGTGGGCGACGGGTTGGCCGCTCACATCACGGCGCGGCTACATGCCGAAGGTTCCGCCGGCGCAGCCAGCGGGGGAGTGCCATCCGCGGATCACCACCTCACGCCGCCACGGCGCCCCCTTGGCGCTCAAATCAAGTCGACGCTGGCCTCGCTGGGGACGAAGATCCTGGCCGTCGCGTTGGTTCTGGCGGCCTGGCAGCTGGTCTATCTCAGCGGCTGGAAACCGCCGTTCGTGCTACCGGGACCCCAGGTCGTCCTTTACGCCCTGTGGCAGCACCTCAATGAGCCACTACTGTGGCAGGCGATCGGGACCACAATGTACCGTGCGCTGGCCGGGTTCGGGCTGGCACTGCTCATCGGGTCGCTCGTCGGTGCGGTAGTCTCGCGCAATACTTTGCTGCGCAAGGCTTTTGGACCCGTCATCACCGGATTGCAGACTATGCCGGCCATCGCCTGGTTCCCGTTCGCCATCATCTTCTTCGGCCTGCACACCTCGGCGATTCTCTTCGTAATGGTCATCGGTGCAGCGCCGTCGGTGGCTATCGGGGTGATCGCCGGGGCGGACCACATCCCGCCCCTCCTGCTCCGGGCCGCAAAGAACCTGGGGCTGCGCGGACTAGCGCTGTACCGCCACGTCATCCTGCCGGCGTCGATGCCGATGTTCGTCAGCGGCCTGCGCCAGGGATGGGCGTTCGCCTGGCGCAGCTTGATGGCTGGCGAACTGGTGGTGTTGGTGGCCGACACGGCGTCGATCGGGGTTCTGCTGGAGAACGCCCAGAATCTATCCGACATGCCCTCCGCCATCGCCATCATGGTCGTGATCCTGTTGATCGGACTCGTGGTCGACACAGTCTTCACTGCGGTCGACCTGCGCATCCGCCACCGCTGGGGCCTGCTCGAGACGGACCGTCGATGA
- a CDS encoding tetratricopeptide repeat protein, protein MPQSESPPTAGLWDAERLMRARDFASAAEILEDIVEHDDNLQALCMLASSLLEVGEHRQALHYASLAAQREPSLAPARDLLGRANAALGHFASALSEYRALAALCREQSPAPPDEFSIPAHFALHNIEQIAHILAAEDSEKRAFAGVATDELPALRRQLTDLIDASDGAAPWVSVQGKNGRILADPPYVRASEERLPRYLNPGIDYAKLQNAIVADRRRVQVIDEFLTPAALAQVRKFCLQSTVWRHSYEYGYIGAFPQDGFASVSLFAIAEELLAALGEALDGYYFAQWWGFVYNANLPGVDVHADDSDFAVNLWITPDSANLDPSRGGLVVWDKTAPSDWTFEDYNAGGTRVRRFLEQQSAKPNIVPHRENRAVLFGEHLFHQTDEFTFAPGFANRRRSLTFLFRRRKQ, encoded by the coding sequence GTGCCGCAATCTGAATCGCCGCCGACGGCGGGCCTCTGGGACGCCGAACGTTTGATGCGCGCCAGAGACTTCGCGTCGGCGGCGGAGATCCTCGAGGATATCGTCGAGCACGACGACAATCTTCAAGCCCTCTGCATGCTTGCGTCGTCGCTGCTGGAAGTCGGAGAACATCGGCAAGCGCTTCACTACGCCTCGCTCGCGGCGCAACGGGAACCCTCCCTCGCGCCCGCCAGGGACTTGCTTGGCAGGGCGAACGCGGCGTTGGGGCACTTCGCGTCCGCGTTGTCGGAATACCGCGCTCTCGCCGCCCTTTGTCGCGAACAGAGCCCGGCACCGCCCGACGAGTTCTCGATACCGGCGCACTTCGCGTTGCACAACATCGAACAGATCGCCCATATCCTGGCCGCCGAGGATTCCGAAAAGCGGGCATTCGCTGGCGTGGCCACAGACGAACTCCCCGCCTTGCGCCGCCAGCTCACGGACCTGATTGATGCGTCCGATGGGGCGGCGCCCTGGGTGTCCGTCCAGGGGAAAAACGGCCGTATCCTTGCGGATCCGCCCTACGTACGCGCTTCGGAGGAGCGCCTGCCAAGGTATTTGAACCCGGGCATCGACTACGCAAAGTTGCAAAACGCCATCGTCGCAGACCGGCGCAGGGTCCAGGTGATCGACGAATTTCTGACGCCGGCCGCGCTGGCTCAAGTCCGGAAGTTTTGCCTGCAGTCGACGGTCTGGCGTCATTCGTACGAATACGGCTACATAGGTGCCTTCCCCCAGGACGGATTCGCCAGCGTCTCGCTGTTCGCCATAGCCGAAGAGCTCTTGGCGGCGCTCGGCGAGGCGCTCGACGGCTATTACTTCGCGCAGTGGTGGGGATTCGTCTACAACGCCAACCTTCCGGGTGTCGACGTCCACGCCGACGATTCCGATTTCGCCGTGAACCTCTGGATCACTCCGGATTCCGCAAATCTGGACCCGAGTCGAGGTGGCCTCGTGGTGTGGGACAAGACAGCACCGAGCGACTGGACTTTCGAGGATTACAATGCCGGAGGGACCCGGGTCAGGCGGTTCCTCGAACAGCAGAGCGCCAAGCCGAACATCGTGCCCCATCGCGAGAACCGGGCGGTTCTGTTCGGCGAGCATCTCTTTCACCAGACAGACGAGTTCACCTTCGCGCCCGGGTTCGCCAATCGGCGACGCAGTTTGACCTTCTTGTTCCGACGCCGCAAGCAGTAG
- a CDS encoding DUF732 domain-containing protein, with protein sequence MGIVVAWPAHAEPGIDEPPNGDDGAFLSSLHQLGINFGDPSQAIGAAHSVCGLIQRGESGLEVLNDLRDQNPGLSTNGAAQFATVAAKHYCPRQLEPNDHGIK encoded by the coding sequence ATGGGAATCGTCGTTGCGTGGCCTGCCCACGCGGAACCCGGCATCGACGAGCCGCCTAACGGAGACGATGGGGCATTTCTGTCTTCCCTGCACCAGTTGGGAATCAATTTCGGCGACCCCAGCCAGGCGATAGGCGCCGCGCACTCGGTCTGCGGCCTGATCCAACGAGGCGAATCGGGCCTGGAGGTGCTCAATGATCTCCGCGACCAGAACCCCGGGCTTTCCACTAACGGTGCTGCCCAATTCGCGACGGTCGCGGCTAAACACTATTGCCCGCGGCAACTCGAGCCGAACGACCACGGGATCAAGTAG
- a CDS encoding PPE family protein — translation MALGIFGDFASQPPELISAKIYSGPGAGPLLAAAQAWEALAGELQTTAASYGAAIAELGASWQGPSFDSAAAAASPYVTWLSTTAAQAEQAAAQARTAASAYEAAFAATVPPPVIAANRAQLASLVATNIFGQNNSAIEATEAEYEQLWAEDVAAITTYAGSSLAATQLTAFTEAPQTTSGGAAAAATTAAAVTPQSIITQLEAILTQLTTGVTTFTTDYSTFWENLITKITGNTQIATVWESLYSFISGAGSQATWTNVVNSSSSLGIGQWKNFFVYQPWSANMAKGSLAGGLSSGAPGILARPASAVLGSAPAVGKLSVPASWASATPAIRLASTVLPSTSAAAAPAAGLADLFNSAATAGSFAGGALGTPLANVASRTTRVQPAPSTAKRKAPVALDRVIAQLQEQPDVVQHWTVSESELDDLVAELSMKPGVHAVHVCAEGEAAVAAPQSHSG, via the coding sequence ATGGCATTGGGGATATTTGGGGATTTCGCATCCCAGCCGCCGGAACTCATCTCCGCCAAGATCTATTCAGGGCCCGGTGCTGGCCCGCTGCTTGCCGCGGCCCAGGCGTGGGAGGCGTTGGCGGGAGAGCTGCAGACTACGGCTGCGTCCTACGGAGCGGCCATCGCCGAGCTCGGTGCGTCATGGCAGGGTCCCTCGTTCGATTCCGCGGCCGCCGCGGCGTCCCCCTATGTGACATGGTTGTCGACCACAGCGGCTCAGGCCGAGCAGGCCGCCGCCCAGGCGCGGACCGCCGCCAGCGCCTACGAGGCCGCGTTCGCCGCCACCGTGCCGCCTCCGGTGATCGCCGCCAACCGCGCCCAGCTGGCATCGCTTGTCGCGACGAATATCTTCGGGCAGAACAATTCGGCGATCGAGGCCACCGAAGCCGAGTATGAGCAGCTATGGGCCGAAGACGTCGCAGCCATAACTACGTACGCCGGCTCGTCGCTGGCCGCGACTCAGCTGACCGCGTTCACCGAGGCGCCGCAGACCACCAGCGGCGGCGCGGCGGCGGCTGCCACCACGGCCGCCGCCGTCACTCCGCAGTCGATAATCACCCAACTGGAAGCGATTCTCACGCAGCTGACCACGGGCGTCACCACGTTCACCACGGACTACTCCACCTTCTGGGAGAACTTGATAACGAAAATCACCGGCAATACGCAGATCGCGACTGTCTGGGAGTCCCTGTATTCCTTCATCTCCGGTGCCGGCAGCCAGGCGACGTGGACCAACGTCGTCAACAGTAGCTCGAGCCTTGGCATCGGCCAGTGGAAGAACTTCTTCGTCTATCAGCCGTGGAGCGCGAATATGGCGAAAGGGAGCCTGGCCGGTGGACTGTCATCGGGGGCGCCCGGAATCCTGGCGAGGCCCGCGTCGGCAGTCCTGGGTAGTGCGCCGGCCGTGGGGAAGCTGTCCGTGCCCGCGAGTTGGGCAAGCGCGACTCCGGCGATTCGGCTCGCCTCTACCGTCTTGCCGAGCACCAGCGCGGCGGCGGCTCCGGCGGCTGGTTTGGCGGACCTGTTCAACTCGGCTGCCACCGCGGGCAGCTTCGCGGGAGGCGCGCTGGGAACGCCGCTCGCCAACGTTGCCAGTAGGACGACCCGCGTCCAGCCCGCTCCGAGCACCGCCAAGCGCAAAGCGCCAGTCGCGCTGGACCGCGTCATTGCGCAGTTGCAAGAGCAGCCCGACGTGGTGCAGCACTGGACCGTCAGCGAATCCGAACTCGATGACCTGGTTGCGGAACTCTCGATGAAACCCGGCGTCCACGCGGTGCACGTCTGCGCCGAAGGCGAAGCCGCCGTAGCGGCGCCCCAATCCCATTCGGGTTGA
- a CDS encoding PPE family protein, SVP subgroup — MDFGALPPEINSGRLYSGPGSAPLLAAAAAWDGLAAELNFTAASYGSAISELTGTWQGPSSAAMAAAAAPYASWLTTTAAQAEQAALQAKAAAGAYEAAFAASVPPPVIAANRALLAALVATNFFGQNTSAIAAAEATYAEFWAQDAAAMYGYAGSAAAASQLASFREPPTTTNGNPAANQTSADALSDISTFLATVQKQLATQIAQLQSQVVSFTNSVVGQTPNLVPPSTWTGFTAFTDANNVIKSLTAVINATGASPYTPFGVANIMKNWYQVSISIPSLGTGIQGIGPLVHPKALTGVLAPLLRSDMLTGAAGAHVAGYSAVTGATGRAELIGSLSVPQSWAAAVPAVRLAATSMPETAAEAAPAVAANGRSAMFGETALASLAGRAFGDTATRSVGRTPTRALAGNIPRFTDGVVAEDNIATTATIIVIPPNAG, encoded by the coding sequence ATGGATTTCGGAGCGTTACCGCCGGAAATCAATTCAGGCCGGCTTTATTCCGGACCAGGCTCGGCGCCATTGCTGGCCGCCGCCGCGGCCTGGGATGGATTAGCCGCAGAGTTGAATTTCACCGCGGCGTCTTACGGGTCGGCCATCTCCGAGCTCACAGGCACTTGGCAGGGGCCGTCTTCGGCGGCGATGGCGGCCGCGGCGGCGCCGTACGCGTCGTGGTTGACCACCACCGCGGCGCAAGCCGAACAAGCGGCGCTGCAAGCCAAAGCGGCGGCGGGCGCTTACGAGGCCGCCTTCGCGGCCAGTGTGCCGCCGCCGGTGATCGCGGCCAACCGCGCACTGCTGGCCGCGCTGGTTGCAACCAACTTCTTCGGCCAGAACACGTCGGCGATCGCCGCCGCGGAAGCCACCTACGCGGAATTCTGGGCCCAGGACGCCGCCGCAATGTACGGCTACGCGGGCTCCGCGGCGGCGGCCAGTCAGCTCGCCTCGTTCAGGGAACCGCCGACAACCACCAACGGCAATCCGGCGGCCAATCAGACCTCGGCGGACGCCCTGTCGGACATCTCCACGTTCCTCGCCACCGTGCAGAAGCAGCTCGCGACCCAGATCGCCCAGCTGCAGAGTCAGGTGGTGAGCTTTACGAACAGCGTGGTCGGGCAGACCCCGAACCTCGTTCCCCCGTCGACTTGGACCGGGTTCACGGCGTTCACGGACGCGAACAACGTCATCAAATCCCTCACCGCGGTGATCAACGCCACCGGAGCGTCCCCCTACACGCCGTTCGGCGTCGCGAACATCATGAAGAACTGGTACCAGGTTTCGATCAGTATCCCCAGCCTGGGTACCGGCATCCAGGGCATCGGCCCGCTGGTGCACCCCAAAGCCCTCACCGGCGTGTTGGCGCCACTGCTGCGCAGCGACATGTTGACGGGAGCCGCCGGGGCCCACGTGGCGGGTTATTCGGCGGTCACCGGGGCGACCGGCCGTGCCGAGCTCATCGGATCGCTGTCGGTGCCGCAGAGCTGGGCCGCGGCCGTCCCGGCCGTCAGGTTGGCGGCGACGTCGATGCCGGAGACCGCGGCCGAGGCGGCTCCCGCGGTCGCTGCTAACGGTCGATCGGCGATGTTCGGCGAGACCGCGCTGGCGAGTCTGGCCGGACGCGCGTTCGGGGACACCGCTACGCGGTCGGTTGGCAGAACCCCCACGCGCGCGCTGGCGGGAAACATCCCGCGCTTTACCGACGGTGTGGTCGCCGAGGACAACATCGCAACCACAGCGACAATCATCGTCATACCGCCGAACGCGGGATAA
- a CDS encoding PE family protein produces MSYVTTQPEALAAAAGTLQSIGSALTAQNAAAAAPTTGVVPAAADEVSALTAAQFAIHAQLYQAVSAQATAIHEAFVNALGVSSGSYAATEAANAAAAG; encoded by the coding sequence ATGTCATATGTGACCACGCAGCCGGAGGCATTGGCCGCGGCGGCCGGCACCTTGCAGTCGATCGGTTCTGCCCTGACTGCCCAGAATGCGGCCGCAGCGGCTCCGACCACGGGGGTGGTGCCTGCAGCGGCCGACGAGGTGTCCGCGCTTACGGCGGCTCAGTTTGCCATCCATGCCCAGCTGTACCAGGCGGTCAGTGCCCAAGCCACGGCAATTCACGAGGCGTTCGTCAACGCTTTGGGGGTCAGCTCCGGGTCGTACGCGGCGACCGAGGCCGCCAACGCGGCCGCGGCCGGCTGA
- a CDS encoding PE family protein produces MSFVTTQPEALAAAAGTLQGIGSAMSAQNAAAAAPTTGVVPAAADEVSALTAAQFAAHAQMYQAVSAQAAAIHEMFVNTLATSSGSYAATEAANAAAAG; encoded by the coding sequence ATGTCGTTCGTGACGACACAGCCCGAGGCGCTGGCCGCGGCAGCCGGGACCTTGCAGGGCATCGGCTCGGCGATGAGCGCTCAGAACGCGGCTGCTGCGGCCCCGACGACCGGGGTGGTGCCCGCCGCCGCCGACGAGGTGTCCGCGCTGACCGCGGCCCAGTTCGCCGCGCACGCGCAGATGTACCAGGCGGTGAGCGCCCAGGCCGCCGCGATTCACGAGATGTTCGTCAACACCCTGGCGACGAGCTCCGGTTCGTACGCCGCGACCGAGGCCGCCAACGCGGCCGCCGCCGGCTGA
- a CDS encoding WXG100 family type VII secretion target, whose amino-acid sequence MATRFMTDPHEMRAMAGRFETHAQTVEDEARKMWASSMNIAGAGWSGQAQATSYDTMGQVNQAFRNIVNMLHGVRDGLIRDANNYEQQEQASQQILGS is encoded by the coding sequence ATGGCTACACGCTTCATGACTGACCCGCACGAGATGCGGGCGATGGCCGGTCGTTTCGAGACCCACGCGCAGACCGTTGAGGACGAGGCCCGCAAGATGTGGGCGTCGTCGATGAACATCGCCGGTGCCGGCTGGAGCGGCCAGGCCCAGGCGACCTCCTACGACACCATGGGCCAGGTCAACCAGGCCTTCCGCAACATCGTGAACATGCTGCACGGCGTGCGCGACGGACTGATCCGCGACGCGAACAACTACGAGCAGCAAGAGCAGGCCTCCCAGCAGATCCTCGGCAGCTAG